A window from Methylococcus mesophilus encodes these proteins:
- a CDS encoding polysaccharide biosynthesis/export family protein produces MFRVISRIALLFIASSFLSLLHAEDKVSGYRLGPDDLIKISVLNEPNLSIEARLSDAGTVSYPFLGEIHIKGKTPGEVEHLITDGLRGAYLVDPKVNVSVLEYRKYYIGGQVKQPGAYPYQPGLTVGKAVALAGGFGELASRDIVILREDDPAQPQLEADVMTPVHPGDVITVEESFF; encoded by the coding sequence ATGTTTCGAGTCATTTCCAGGATTGCCTTGTTGTTTATCGCTTCGTCATTCTTGAGCCTGTTGCATGCGGAGGACAAGGTGTCCGGTTACAGGCTCGGTCCGGACGACCTGATCAAGATTTCCGTTCTGAACGAGCCCAATCTCAGTATCGAAGCGAGGCTCAGCGATGCGGGTACGGTTTCCTACCCGTTCCTGGGCGAGATTCACATCAAGGGGAAGACTCCCGGTGAAGTGGAGCATCTCATCACCGATGGCCTCAGGGGCGCCTATCTGGTCGATCCGAAAGTGAACGTCAGCGTGCTGGAATACCGGAAATATTACATCGGCGGGCAGGTCAAGCAGCCCGGCGCCTATCCGTATCAGCCCGGGCTAACGGTAGGGAAGGCCGTGGCTCTGGCCGGCGGTTTCGGCGAACTGGCCTCCCGGGACATCGTGATCCTCCGCGAGGACGATCCGGCGCAGCCTCAGCTCGAGGCCGACGTTATGACGCCCGTGCATCCGGGGGACGTCATAACGGTGGAGGAAAGCTTCTTCTGA
- a CDS encoding tyrosine-protein phosphatase — MIDLHCHLLPAIDDGPESLAQALELARLAADSGIRRSVVTPHIQPGCWDNDQAGIERVFRAFQAELEREGIPLEVGMAAEVRVCAEIMSLLAQDRIPFLGEYRGKRVMLLEFPHEQIPAGTDALVRWLMKRDILPMIAHPERNKAVLRDFSKIFPYVEMECLFQVTAGSLAGQFGERCEERALQFLEEGWITVLASDAHNVKHRPPNLEEGREVVERVAGPEVARRLVVDNPSEILGLRIQ; from the coding sequence ATGATCGACCTTCATTGCCATCTGTTGCCTGCCATCGACGACGGTCCGGAGAGTCTGGCCCAGGCCCTGGAGCTCGCCCGGCTCGCGGCGGACAGCGGGATTCGGCGGTCGGTGGTGACGCCGCATATCCAGCCGGGCTGCTGGGACAACGACCAGGCCGGCATCGAGCGCGTCTTCCGGGCGTTTCAGGCGGAACTGGAACGCGAAGGGATTCCGCTCGAAGTCGGAATGGCGGCGGAAGTCCGTGTGTGCGCCGAGATCATGAGCCTGCTGGCGCAGGACCGGATTCCCTTCCTCGGTGAGTACCGGGGCAAGCGGGTGATGCTGCTCGAGTTCCCCCACGAGCAGATCCCCGCCGGCACCGACGCGCTGGTGCGCTGGCTGATGAAGCGCGACATCCTGCCGATGATCGCCCATCCGGAGCGGAACAAGGCGGTTCTACGTGACTTCAGCAAGATATTCCCTTACGTTGAAATGGAATGCCTGTTCCAGGTTACCGCCGGTTCGCTGGCCGGGCAGTTCGGCGAGCGCTGTGAAGAAAGGGCGCTACAGTTCCTCGAGGAAGGCTGGATCACGGTGTTGGCGTCCGATGCGCACAACGTGAAGCATCGTCCGCCCAATCTGGAGGAGGGGCGGGAGGTGGTCGAGCGTGTGGCCGGGCCGGAAGTGGCTAGGAGGCTCGTCGTCGACAACCCGAGCGAAATTCTCGGATTGCGTATTCAATAA
- a CDS encoding heparinase II/III family protein, producing the protein MNETGDLAGPAGWNDPSREKLWLYNLHYFNDLNAERASERCDWHRALIARWVEENLPPRGTGWEPYPTSLRIVNWIKWGLAGNALTDAALASLALQARWLMKRLEWHLLGNHLFANAKALVFAGCFFEGPEAESWLVQGLKILERELPEQILADGGQFERSPMYHALALEDVLDLINVFRAFPPVLPEPQLVAGLPEIAGRMRFWLAAMCHPDGEIAFFNDSAIGIAPSPDRLTAYAHRLGLPQAPPPSEGVTHLADSGYIRVQRGPMVALLDVAPVGPDYLPGHAHADTLSFELSLYGRRVLVNSGTSVYGTGPERRRQRGTEAHNTVAVGGCDSSEIWGGFRVARRAYPFGLAIDDMGDLLCIRCSHDGYRRLQGRPIHRREWCFDHAGLTILDGVTREEGRAPVSRGCGAEGDRAYFHFHPALEVDTGSSSAAIPEGRNLIWRVGAAPGRMVPCTYHPEFGLSQPSRCLEIGLEQGRSAVRFDWD; encoded by the coding sequence TTGAACGAGACGGGCGACCTTGCGGGGCCAGCAGGCTGGAATGATCCTTCCCGCGAAAAGCTCTGGCTGTACAACCTGCATTATTTCAACGACCTCAATGCGGAACGGGCTTCGGAGCGATGCGATTGGCACCGTGCTTTGATCGCTCGCTGGGTAGAGGAGAATCTGCCTCCACGGGGAACCGGCTGGGAGCCGTATCCCACCTCATTGCGCATCGTGAACTGGATCAAATGGGGGTTGGCCGGTAACGCCCTCACCGATGCTGCCTTGGCCAGTCTGGCTCTCCAGGCGCGATGGCTGATGAAGCGGCTGGAATGGCATCTGCTGGGGAACCATTTGTTCGCCAACGCCAAGGCGCTGGTGTTCGCGGGCTGTTTTTTCGAAGGTCCGGAGGCCGAATCCTGGCTGGTGCAGGGGTTGAAGATCCTGGAGCGGGAGCTGCCGGAACAGATTCTGGCCGATGGCGGGCAGTTCGAGCGCAGCCCCATGTACCATGCCTTGGCGCTGGAGGACGTGCTGGATCTGATCAATGTGTTCCGCGCCTTTCCTCCCGTTTTGCCGGAGCCGCAGCTGGTCGCCGGCCTCCCCGAGATCGCCGGCCGGATGCGATTCTGGCTGGCGGCGATGTGCCATCCCGACGGCGAAATAGCGTTTTTCAACGATTCGGCGATCGGCATCGCACCCTCGCCGGACCGGCTTACGGCCTATGCTCATCGGCTGGGGCTGCCGCAAGCGCCGCCGCCGAGCGAGGGGGTGACGCATCTCGCGGATTCCGGCTACATCCGGGTGCAGCGCGGTCCGATGGTGGCTTTGCTGGACGTGGCCCCGGTGGGGCCGGATTATCTGCCCGGTCACGCCCATGCCGATACCCTTTCGTTCGAATTATCGCTGTACGGCCGGCGTGTACTGGTGAATTCCGGCACCTCGGTTTACGGCACCGGCCCTGAGCGCCGGAGGCAGCGGGGGACCGAGGCCCATAACACCGTTGCCGTGGGTGGTTGCGACTCGTCCGAGATCTGGGGGGGCTTCCGTGTGGCGCGGCGGGCTTACCCCTTTGGGCTGGCAATCGACGACATGGGCGATCTGCTGTGTATCCGATGTTCGCACGACGGTTATCGTCGCTTGCAGGGACGTCCCATCCATCGGCGTGAATGGTGTTTCGATCATGCCGGATTGACTATCCTTGATGGGGTGACGAGAGAAGAAGGCCGTGCCCCGGTTTCCCGCGGCTGCGGGGCGGAAGGCGACAGAGCCTATTTTCACTTTCACCCCGCATTGGAGGTGGACACCGGGAGTTCAAGTGCGGCGATCCCGGAAGGTCGGAACTTGATCTGGCGGGTTGGGGCGGCGCCCGGTCGGATGGTGCCGTGTACTTATCACCCGGAATTCGGCTTGTCTCAGCCGAGCCGTTGCCTGGAAATCGGGTTGGAACAGGGGCGTTCTGCGGTGCGCTTCGACTGGGATTGA
- a CDS encoding GumC family protein, which produces MNDKNIYSPVIPSNIPQVINVPYEAGGYVSEEEQFDLRRYWAVIRRHLWGILGLAVSVSVLTFLILLSKTPIYRATASMIVEPKEQKVVSVEELYGVDTKSVAYYYTQVEVLKSRAIARKVIEALNLTAHPEFVGKPPAPDSAEEMGPVGPDGPQIPKDLVSADAGDAADGGEGGEEAAAESSLLDWRSWLPFGASQPAASEAVEPDPVDGVVDQFLARLSVSAIRNTQLVQVSFDAASPELAMRAANAVCDAYIDANLDARSEGTQLASKWLATRLEGLREKLADSERRLQAYLENQKLVDIGGVSSSGVSSSGVSSLSASQLSDLNSKYIDARKIRLEAETLYSQIASLGGQVPDNIESMPAIYGDETVRDLKQQEHEALTRVNELSSRYGAQHPERVTAETHLESVRTALKKQVASVAGRLKQQIAAAYANENALAGQIDGLKSEIQGISRKESVYRELQREVQSNRDLYEMFFKRLKETSEAGDLQPSNARIMDAAILPRAPVRPNKRLGVTIAFALSLLAGIGLAFLLDFMDKSFRSSDEVEQKLGLPLLGLVPLVAQKQKRGAKEDVSKVFLEDPRGNFAESVRTIRTGIMLSALDDPRMSILVTSSVPGEGKSSISMSLAYALAQLNSRVLVVEADLRRPNLAKRCGLSAKMPGLSNLVVQTASLEECIHHYDAGKIDLMPAGIIPPNPLELLSSHRFAEAMAELESEYDAIILDAPPMQPVSDALALSRLARSVIYVIQAEKTPVHMARSGIDRLRKVRAPLTGVVLSQLNMEKSRRGYSSYYYSDYYYGSYKQEGAQE; this is translated from the coding sequence ATGAACGACAAGAACATCTATTCGCCCGTAATTCCGAGCAATATTCCTCAGGTCATCAACGTTCCGTATGAGGCGGGCGGATACGTTTCAGAGGAGGAACAGTTCGACCTCAGGCGCTACTGGGCCGTCATTCGCCGGCATCTTTGGGGCATCCTCGGCCTGGCGGTGTCGGTTTCCGTCCTGACTTTCCTGATTCTGCTCTCGAAAACGCCGATTTATCGCGCTACCGCGTCGATGATCGTCGAGCCGAAGGAGCAGAAAGTGGTTTCCGTCGAGGAACTTTACGGTGTCGATACCAAGAGCGTCGCGTATTACTACACCCAGGTCGAGGTCCTGAAATCGCGCGCCATCGCCCGCAAGGTCATCGAGGCCCTGAATCTGACCGCGCATCCGGAGTTCGTGGGCAAACCCCCGGCGCCGGATTCTGCAGAAGAGATGGGACCGGTCGGACCGGATGGTCCGCAGATTCCCAAGGACCTCGTTTCGGCCGACGCCGGTGATGCGGCGGATGGTGGTGAGGGCGGCGAGGAAGCGGCGGCGGAATCTTCGCTGTTGGACTGGCGGTCCTGGCTGCCGTTCGGGGCGTCTCAGCCTGCGGCATCGGAAGCCGTGGAGCCGGATCCGGTCGATGGCGTGGTGGACCAGTTTCTGGCGCGTCTGAGTGTCAGCGCGATCCGTAATACCCAACTGGTGCAGGTCTCGTTCGACGCGGCCAGCCCGGAACTGGCGATGCGGGCCGCCAACGCGGTCTGCGACGCCTATATCGACGCCAATCTTGATGCCCGTTCCGAAGGGACGCAACTGGCCTCGAAATGGCTGGCCACCCGTCTCGAAGGATTGCGGGAAAAGCTGGCCGACTCCGAACGCCGGTTGCAAGCCTACCTTGAAAATCAGAAGCTCGTGGACATCGGGGGCGTATCGTCATCCGGCGTGTCGTCTTCGGGCGTGTCGTCCCTGAGCGCCAGCCAGTTGAGCGACCTGAATTCCAAGTATATCGATGCCAGGAAGATCCGCCTGGAGGCCGAGACCCTGTATAGCCAGATTGCCAGCCTGGGTGGCCAGGTGCCGGACAACATCGAAAGCATGCCGGCGATCTACGGCGACGAAACGGTGCGCGATCTCAAGCAGCAGGAGCACGAGGCGCTGACGCGCGTCAACGAGTTGTCGAGCCGCTACGGTGCGCAGCATCCGGAGCGGGTAACGGCGGAGACGCATCTCGAATCGGTGAGAACCGCCTTGAAGAAGCAGGTGGCCAGCGTCGCGGGCCGGCTGAAGCAGCAGATCGCGGCCGCGTATGCCAACGAGAATGCGCTGGCCGGCCAGATCGACGGGCTCAAGAGCGAGATCCAGGGCATTTCGCGCAAGGAGAGCGTCTATCGGGAACTGCAGCGGGAGGTCCAGTCCAACCGGGATCTCTATGAAATGTTTTTCAAGCGCCTCAAGGAAACTTCCGAGGCGGGCGACCTGCAGCCGTCCAATGCCCGCATCATGGACGCCGCGATTCTGCCCAGGGCGCCGGTCCGGCCGAACAAGAGGCTGGGCGTGACCATCGCGTTCGCCCTGTCCCTGCTTGCCGGGATCGGCTTGGCCTTCCTGCTCGATTTCATGGACAAGTCGTTCCGGAGTTCGGACGAGGTGGAGCAGAAGCTGGGGCTCCCCCTGTTGGGTCTGGTGCCGCTGGTCGCCCAGAAGCAGAAGCGAGGTGCCAAGGAGGATGTTTCAAAGGTCTTCCTGGAAGATCCGCGGGGCAATTTCGCGGAATCGGTGCGCACGATTCGCACCGGCATCATGCTTTCAGCCTTGGATGATCCGCGCATGAGCATCCTGGTGACGTCCTCGGTTCCGGGGGAAGGCAAGTCGTCGATTTCGATGAGTCTGGCCTACGCGCTGGCGCAGCTCAATTCCAGGGTGCTGGTCGTGGAGGCGGACCTGAGGCGGCCCAATCTGGCCAAGCGCTGCGGCCTGTCGGCCAAGATGCCCGGCCTTTCGAACCTGGTGGTGCAGACGGCGTCTTTGGAGGAGTGCATCCACCATTACGACGCGGGCAAAATCGATCTGATGCCGGCCGGCATCATTCCGCCGAATCCGCTCGAGCTGCTGTCTTCCCACCGTTTCGCCGAAGCGATGGCCGAGCTCGAGAGCGAGTACGACGCGATCATCCTGGACGCGCCGCCGATGCAGCCGGTGAGCGATGCGCTCGCCCTGTCCCGGCTGGCCCGGTCGGTGATCTACGTGATCCAGGCGGAAAAAACGCCGGTGCACATGGCGCGTTCGGGCATCGACCGGCTGCGCAAGGTTCGTGCGCCGCTGACCGGCGTGGTCCTGAGCCAGTTGAACATGGAAAAAAGCCGGCGCGGCTACAGCAGCTATTACTACAGCGACTATTATTATGGGAGTTACAAGCAGGAAGGCGCCCAGGAATAG
- a CDS encoding outer membrane beta-barrel protein gives MRRSLPQSISMDSPALQSFFGDAREGRGASKVPSSGTKAILKRTAFLALRLLAGFCVLYPASTWSQGGNGNGVANPLDGSSGYSNFSPGNTYDPYNRTPQYLKMDQPLGTEGRLDDEFDFRLPIVGRMRVEGFYDDNVLNTGILKKGSFGTFIQPWFFLPFHHRSLNAGLGYSFRGNVYENVPQNNYVDNYVNAFSDVRFDHRNRLSLNGSLSYAHDPLGTQFVQGDESLLLKNPNEWQSQSFDALYRYGAEGAKGLLELRFNYMNRYYQNNPEFTRGRDLNQYNIGGAFYYRVLPKTSLLFEVNESFSDYLNPLPGGLSQTNNQLRVLGGVTWRATAKTTGILKAGVLVKEFDQTAEGSGTNGQPRPTFDAAILWQPRSIDTVRVGALMITNESNYLGGATNNQTYTVMWNHQWLPKLSSNIYANAMENSYTGSDRTDKGYMLGVGVYYPLQRWLTSGLQYTYTDRSSSIEQYSFTRNLVILNLQMNF, from the coding sequence ATGCGTCGGAGTCTGCCGCAGTCGATTTCCATGGATTCCCCGGCTCTCCAGTCGTTCTTCGGTGATGCAAGGGAGGGCCGTGGTGCCAGCAAGGTGCCTTCTTCGGGGACAAAAGCGATATTGAAACGTACGGCTTTCCTTGCCTTACGCCTTTTGGCCGGGTTTTGTGTGCTATATCCTGCGTCCACCTGGTCCCAGGGCGGCAATGGGAATGGCGTCGCCAATCCTTTGGACGGTTCCAGTGGTTATTCGAATTTCAGTCCCGGCAACACCTACGATCCCTACAACCGTACGCCGCAATACTTGAAGATGGATCAGCCGTTGGGCACGGAAGGAAGGCTTGACGACGAATTCGACTTCCGTCTTCCTATCGTCGGGCGTATGCGGGTGGAGGGTTTTTACGACGACAACGTGTTGAACACCGGCATTCTCAAGAAGGGCTCGTTCGGGACGTTCATCCAGCCCTGGTTCTTCCTCCCGTTTCACCACCGTAGTCTCAATGCCGGCCTCGGCTACTCGTTTCGCGGCAACGTCTACGAAAACGTTCCGCAAAACAATTACGTCGACAACTATGTCAACGCGTTCAGCGACGTGCGCTTCGACCATAGAAACCGCCTGAGCCTCAACGGGTCTCTCAGTTACGCCCATGATCCGCTCGGTACCCAGTTCGTCCAGGGGGACGAGAGTCTGCTGCTCAAAAATCCGAATGAGTGGCAGAGCCAAAGTTTCGACGCTTTGTACCGGTACGGGGCCGAGGGGGCCAAAGGTCTCCTGGAACTCCGGTTCAACTATATGAACAGGTACTACCAGAATAATCCAGAGTTCACGCGGGGACGCGATCTCAATCAATACAACATCGGTGGTGCGTTTTATTATCGTGTGCTGCCAAAAACGTCACTCCTGTTTGAAGTCAACGAAAGCTTTTCGGATTATCTAAATCCTCTGCCCGGCGGGCTCTCGCAGACCAATAACCAGTTGCGGGTACTAGGCGGCGTGACTTGGCGCGCAACGGCAAAGACGACGGGGATTTTGAAGGCCGGAGTTCTCGTCAAGGAGTTCGACCAGACCGCCGAAGGCTCGGGAACCAACGGCCAGCCGCGGCCTACGTTCGACGCGGCTATTCTGTGGCAGCCGCGTTCCATCGATACCGTGCGGGTCGGCGCCCTGATGATAACCAACGAGTCCAACTATCTCGGGGGCGCCACCAACAACCAGACGTATACCGTCATGTGGAATCATCAGTGGCTGCCTAAGCTCAGCAGCAACATTTACGCGAATGCCATGGAGAATAGCTACACGGGATCGGACCGAACGGACAAAGGGTACATGCTGGGCGTCGGCGTTTATTACCCGCTTCAGCGCTGGTTGACGAGCGGGCTCCAATATACTTATACCGACCGTTCCTCTTCCATTGAGCAATATAGCTTTACCCGTAACCTCGTCATCCTGAACTTGCAGATGAATTTTTAG
- a CDS encoding glycosyltransferase family 4 protein, which produces MHILFLTDNFPPEVNAPASRTFEHCREWVRAGHKVTVITGFPNFPKGEVFPGYRNRLWQKETLDGIDVLRVWTYITANEGFFRRILDYQSYMLAAIAAAPFVRNVDVVVATSPQLFTPCAAYVVSRAKRIPYVFELRDLWPESIRAVGALSRAPRIFALLERLELFLYRKAERIVSVTESFRRNLITRGIAAEKISVVTNGVDAARFHPLPRDEALAARFGLSGKFVAGYIGTHGMAHSLETLLDAAVLLKSHPEGADIRLLFLGDGARKQAVKDRARDMGLDNVLFLDSVPKNEVPRYWSLLDVSVIHLKKTELFTTVIPSKLFECMGMGIPVLHGVAGESAEIVEREGVGLIFEPENAEALTAGLLRLKSDAGLYREIHSRGPVAARHYDRSELAMRMLSVLEAACQT; this is translated from the coding sequence GTGCATATTCTTTTTCTGACTGACAATTTTCCGCCGGAGGTGAACGCTCCGGCCAGCCGGACTTTCGAACATTGCCGGGAATGGGTTCGCGCCGGTCACAAAGTCACGGTCATCACGGGTTTCCCGAATTTTCCCAAGGGGGAAGTGTTTCCCGGCTATCGCAACCGGCTGTGGCAGAAGGAAACCTTGGACGGCATCGATGTGCTGAGGGTCTGGACCTACATTACCGCGAATGAAGGGTTCTTCCGGCGCATTCTGGATTATCAGAGCTACATGCTGGCTGCCATCGCGGCGGCTCCGTTCGTGCGGAATGTCGACGTCGTCGTGGCCACGTCGCCGCAGCTGTTCACGCCCTGCGCCGCGTATGTGGTCAGCCGCGCCAAGCGGATTCCCTATGTGTTCGAATTGCGCGATCTTTGGCCCGAATCCATCCGGGCGGTGGGAGCACTGAGTCGGGCGCCGAGGATTTTCGCCCTGCTGGAAAGGCTCGAACTTTTTCTTTATCGCAAGGCTGAGCGGATCGTTTCGGTAACGGAATCTTTCCGGCGAAATCTGATAACCCGAGGCATCGCGGCGGAAAAGATTTCAGTTGTGACCAACGGCGTCGACGCTGCCCGCTTCCACCCTTTGCCGCGCGATGAGGCGCTGGCGGCGCGGTTTGGCTTGTCGGGCAAGTTCGTGGCGGGCTATATCGGCACCCACGGAATGGCGCATTCGCTCGAAACACTGCTCGATGCTGCGGTTTTGCTCAAGTCTCATCCGGAAGGCGCCGATATCCGCCTGTTGTTCCTGGGCGACGGAGCAAGAAAACAGGCGGTGAAGGACAGGGCGCGGGATATGGGGCTGGACAACGTCCTGTTTCTGGATTCGGTACCCAAGAATGAAGTGCCGCGCTACTGGTCGTTGTTGGACGTATCGGTGATACACCTCAAGAAAACCGAACTGTTTACCACCGTGATTCCTTCCAAGCTGTTCGAGTGCATGGGGATGGGCATACCCGTCTTGCACGGGGTCGCAGGGGAGTCCGCGGAGATCGTGGAGCGGGAAGGCGTGGGTTTGATCTTTGAGCCGGAGAATGCCGAAGCCCTGACCGCCGGCCTGTTGCGCTTGAAGAGCGACGCCGGATTGTATCGGGAGATTCACAGCCGGGGACCGGTGGCGGCGCGGCATTATGACCGCTCGGAACTCGCCATGCGCATGCTTTCTGTACTTGAAGCCGCCTGCCAGACTTGA
- the wecB gene encoding non-hydrolyzing UDP-N-acetylglucosamine 2-epimerase codes for MKVINVVGARPNFMKMAPIIEAMDARRDHFRHVLVHTGQHYDERMSRAFFDDLGMPKPDIDLEIGSGSHAEQTGKIMIEFERVCRQEAPDLVVVVGDVNSTLACTVTAKKLGIRVAHVEAGLRSRDMSMPEEINRLCTDVLCDYLFTTDALASENLRNEGIAEGRIHFVGNVMIDTLMKHRALAERRELIGSWGLRPGEYATLTLHRPSNVDDPQVFRGILDALAEIARDLPIVFPIHPRTRKMAQEFGFAGYFSDGSPVRNIWLTEPLGYLDFLHLNMNARLVLTDSGGLQEETTVLGVPCITLRHNTERPITCMQGTNQLAGNQPSEILDAAKRVLRGDWQGGRIPEKWDGRAAERIVEALAALP; via the coding sequence GTGAAAGTCATCAATGTCGTTGGGGCTCGACCCAATTTCATGAAAATGGCGCCGATCATCGAGGCCATGGACGCCCGGCGGGATCATTTTCGCCACGTGCTGGTCCACACCGGCCAGCATTACGACGAGCGGATGAGCCGGGCTTTTTTTGACGACCTCGGCATGCCCAAGCCGGATATCGATCTGGAGATCGGTTCAGGCAGCCATGCCGAGCAGACCGGCAAGATCATGATCGAATTCGAACGGGTCTGCAGGCAGGAAGCTCCCGATCTCGTCGTCGTCGTCGGTGACGTGAATTCGACTCTGGCCTGTACCGTGACCGCCAAGAAGCTCGGCATTCGCGTCGCCCACGTCGAGGCCGGGCTGCGCTCCCGCGACATGAGCATGCCGGAGGAAATCAACCGGTTATGCACTGATGTGCTTTGCGACTACCTGTTCACTACCGATGCGCTGGCGAGCGAGAATTTGCGCAACGAAGGGATTGCGGAGGGGAGGATCCACTTCGTCGGCAACGTGATGATCGACACGCTCATGAAGCACAGGGCGTTGGCGGAGCGCCGCGAGTTGATTGGCAGTTGGGGGCTGCGGCCCGGTGAGTACGCGACGCTGACGCTGCACCGTCCTTCGAACGTCGACGATCCCCAGGTTTTTCGCGGCATCCTGGACGCCCTTGCCGAAATCGCACGGGACTTGCCGATCGTCTTCCCGATTCATCCCCGCACCCGCAAGATGGCGCAGGAGTTCGGGTTCGCCGGCTATTTCTCGGACGGCTCTCCTGTCCGCAACATCTGGTTGACGGAGCCGCTGGGCTACCTCGATTTTCTGCACTTAAACATGAATGCCAGGTTGGTACTGACCGATAGTGGCGGCTTGCAGGAGGAAACCACGGTGCTAGGGGTGCCTTGCATTACCTTGCGGCACAACACCGAGCGGCCCATAACATGTATGCAAGGAACCAACCAATTGGCCGGCAATCAACCTTCAGAGATTCTGGATGCAGCCAAGCGCGTGTTGCGTGGTGACTGGCAGGGCGGGAGGATTCCTGAAAAATGGGATGGGCGTGCTGCGGAGCGGATCGTTGAGGCTCTGGCGGCTTTGCCGTAG
- a CDS encoding O-antigen ligase family protein, which produces MAALFDKGLFSVLLAAILWLPLPWGSNWEGAVYFFSSAVFALGAVCCLLHAHGRLPLTVPFRKAWPALLLIGASVIWAGFQGAPWLSDLADELLPRAARVYSDARRVDPGLLSSFSTDPYYTRLAAFKGAAYLILFALILLLTRSQERARWLAYAMVACGVFEALYGSAKSLTGLEFGFFGREVGRSVAIGTFVNRNHLAGLLEMTLAVGVGLLIAGRFSSPGGNWRDWLRGAATFLLSDKAPLRIAVVIMAIGLVLTRSRMGNAGFAISLSVTGAVYLLLARSSKFSSGLVLALLSSIVLVDLVIVGSYFGIEEVAQRLERTTVAEASNRVDLYDYAVPYVLDYLPFGAGAGSFVASFLPYGGAEVVIPYDHAHNDYLEFLGEWGIVGWLPMALAVLLSLGAAGFALRERHDSLLRAIGFGSFMGIVALLIHSFVDFNLQIPANAGFFTVLLAMGWLARYMPIHPHKHASRQSEADG; this is translated from the coding sequence GTGGCTGCGTTATTTGACAAGGGTTTGTTTTCTGTCCTGCTGGCCGCGATCCTGTGGCTGCCGTTGCCTTGGGGCAGCAACTGGGAAGGGGCCGTTTATTTTTTTTCCAGTGCCGTATTCGCTCTTGGGGCCGTCTGTTGCCTTTTGCATGCCCACGGCAGGCTCCCGCTTACGGTGCCGTTTCGAAAGGCATGGCCTGCCTTGCTGCTGATCGGCGCGAGTGTCATCTGGGCGGGTTTTCAAGGGGCTCCGTGGCTTTCCGATCTGGCGGACGAGTTGCTTCCTCGGGCGGCGCGAGTTTATTCGGATGCTCGCCGGGTCGACCCCGGCCTTTTGTCCTCGTTCAGTACCGACCCGTACTACACCCGCCTTGCGGCATTCAAGGGGGCGGCCTATCTGATCCTATTTGCGCTGATTCTGTTGCTGACCCGCAGCCAGGAAAGGGCCCGGTGGCTGGCTTATGCGATGGTGGCATGCGGGGTCTTCGAGGCCTTGTATGGCTCGGCCAAGTCGTTGACTGGTCTTGAATTCGGCTTCTTCGGCAGGGAAGTGGGCAGATCCGTCGCGATCGGCACTTTCGTCAACCGCAATCATCTTGCCGGTTTGCTGGAGATGACGCTGGCGGTGGGCGTCGGACTGCTGATTGCCGGCCGGTTCTCCTCCCCGGGCGGCAACTGGCGCGACTGGCTGCGGGGAGCGGCGACTTTCCTGCTCAGCGACAAGGCGCCGCTTCGCATCGCCGTCGTGATCATGGCCATCGGTCTGGTGCTCACCCGGTCGCGCATGGGGAACGCAGGCTTCGCGATTTCATTGAGCGTCACCGGCGCCGTTTACCTGTTGCTCGCCCGTTCGTCGAAGTTTTCCAGCGGCTTGGTGTTGGCCCTCTTGTCGAGCATCGTGCTCGTCGATCTCGTGATCGTCGGCAGTTATTTCGGGATAGAGGAAGTGGCACAGCGTTTGGAGCGAACCACGGTTGCGGAGGCGTCGAATCGGGTCGATCTGTACGACTACGCGGTGCCTTACGTACTGGATTACCTGCCGTTCGGCGCCGGCGCAGGCTCGTTCGTGGCGTCGTTTCTGCCTTATGGCGGGGCGGAGGTGGTCATTCCGTACGATCACGCCCATAATGACTATCTGGAATTTCTCGGCGAATGGGGAATCGTCGGTTGGCTGCCGATGGCGCTGGCCGTTCTGTTGAGCCTGGGGGCGGCAGGGTTCGCGCTCCGCGAACGCCACGACTCTCTGCTGCGGGCAATAGGATTTGGCTCCTTCATGGGAATCGTCGCCTTGTTGATTCACTCCTTCGTCGATTTCAATTTGCAGATTCCGGCGAATGCCGGCTTTTTTACGGTATTGCTTGCCATGGGGTGGCTTGCCCGCTATATGCCTATTCATCCTCATAAGCATGCCAGCAGGCAGTCGGAAGCGGATGGTTAG